A region from the Lolium perenne isolate Kyuss_39 chromosome 4, Kyuss_2.0, whole genome shotgun sequence genome encodes:
- the LOC127293624 gene encoding RHOMBOID-like protein 12, mitochondrial has product MAIRRRLLRVLRRAIPKPRPPPTPRRRFLHTPSLLDAVAAAPSPSPNLLSRSSGSLPPLSAATVVEEAAPTAAAYLVELAETVLPAAQVVAALLSAWVHWRSTPEGPHGMVLTLVGANVAVHALCRLADPSFKMNHFATSLDNFKSGRLHTLLTSAFTHIHLDHLFKNMSTFYFFGSDIAGMFGPAFLLKLYVSGALTGSAFFLAEMACLAPREEGFGGWKTPMLGASAAVRATVFLEIFLYPKRMLYLHFCIPVPAAIAGAGFIGADLWRVKKGQSGVAGSAHLGGAFVGALVWTKLKGWI; this is encoded by the exons ATGGCCATCCGGAGGCGGCTCCTGCGCGTCCTCCGCCGTGCCATCCCAAAGCCCAGACCCCCACCCACCCCCCGCCGCCGCTTCCTCCACACCCCCTCCCTCctcgacgccgtcgccgccgccccctccCCGTCACCTAACCTCCTCTCGCGCAGCTCCGGCTCGCTCCCGCCGCTGAGCGCTGCGACCGTCGTGGAGGAGGCCGCCCCGACCGCCGCCGCGTACCTAGTCGAGCTAGCCGAGACAGTGCTCCCCGCGGCCCAGGTCGTCGCCGCGCTTCTCTCAGCATG GGTGCACTGGAGATCGACCCCTGAAGGCCCTCATGGCATGGTGCTCACGCTCGTCGGCGCCAATGTCGCCGTCCACGCGCTCTGCCGCCTGGCGGATCCCAGCTTCAAGATGAACCATTTCGCG ACTTCGCTGGACAATTTCAAGAGCGGCCGGCTGCACACCTTGCTCACCAGCGCTTTCACCCACATACATCTTGACCACCTCTTCAAAAACATGAGCACCTTCTACTTCTTCGGCTCAGAC ATTGCCGGCATGTTTGGTCCTGCTTTTCTCTTAAAGTTGTATGTATCAGGAGCACTCACTGGATCTGCATTCTTCTTGGCAGAAATGGCTTGCCTAGCTCCACGGGAAGAG GGTTTTGGAGGATGGAAAACTCCTATGCTT GGTGCAAGTGCTGCAGTTAGGGCAACAGTTTTTCTTGAGATTTTTCTGTATCCAAAGAGAATGTTGTACTTACACTTCTGCATTCCTGTTCCAGCTGCAATAGCG GGAGCTGGTTTCATTGGTGCTGATTTGTGGAGGGTCAAGAAG GGTCAGAGTGGTGTGGCAGGTTCTGCTCATTTAGGGGGCGCCTTTGTCGGAGCGCTTGTGTGGACAAAACTGAAGGGTTGGATCTGA
- the LOC127293620 gene encoding cationic amino acid transporter 3, mitochondrial encodes MALDGGGGGGGGGFRSLMRRKPADSDRVRAEGQQLAKELNVLELIAIGVGSTIGAGVYVLVGTVAREHTGPALTVSFLIAGIAAALSAFCYAELASRCPSAGSAYHYTYVCVGEGVAWLIGWALVLEYTIGGSAVARGISPNLALFFGGPDSLPWILARHQLPWFDVIVDPCAAALVLVVSVLLCLGIKESSFVQGIVTTLNACVMLFVIVAGCYIGFQIGWDGYKVTDGYFPYGVNGVLAGSATVFFAYIGFDTVASTAEEVKNPQRDLPLGIGAALSICCLLYMMVSIVIVGIVPYSAMDPDTPISSAFAKHGMQWAMYVVTSGAVLALCSTLMGSLLPQPRILMAMARDGLLPSFFSDVNKQTQVPVKGTIVAGICAAALAFFMDVSQLAGMVSIGTLLAFTIVAVSILILRYVPPDDAPLPSSLQESSHLNQEYDEEKGRDLLGDEICNKSQIKDLIVEESMKDPLLEKKQYTGMMDEMKRRRIAAFSIGSVCLGVLVLTSSASATWLPFLPLCIGCIIGGLLLIASLGILCSIDQDDGRHSFGHAGGFTCPFVPFLPVLCILINTYLLINLGGDAWMRVSIWLLIGVLVYIFYGRTRSSLIDVVYVPVAQVNDCRSSSGFLS; translated from the exons ATGGCAttggatggcggcggcggcggcggcggcggcgggttccGGAGCCTGATGCGCCGGAAGCCGGCCGACTCCGACAGGGTCCGCGCCGAGGGGCAGCAGCTCGCCAAGGAACTCAACGTCCTGGAGTTAATCGCCATCG GGGTTGGTTCAACAATTGGAGCTGGAGTATATGTTCTTGTGGGAACAGTTGCTAGGGAGCACACTGGCCCAGCATTGACGGTTTCATTTCTGATAGCTGGAATAGCTGCTGCACTTTCAGCATTCTGTTATGCGGAGCTTGCTAGCCGTTGCCCCTCTGCTGGAAGCGCCTATCATTATACATATGTCTGTGTCGGCGAAGG TGTTGCCTGGCTGATTGGCTGGGCTTTAGTGCTGGAATACACTATTGGCGGATCTGCTGTTGCCCGTGGCATATCCCCCAATTTA GCCTTGTTTTTTGGAGGACCAGATAGCCTACCCTGGATTTTAGCACGCCATCAACTTCCATGGTTTGATGTTATTGTTGATCCCTGTGCTGCTGCTCTTGTTTTAGTTGTCTCTGTTTTGTTGTGCCTGGGGATTAAAGAG AGCTCATTTGTACAAGGAATTGTAACAACTCTGAATGCTTGTGTCATGCTATTTGTGATCGTAGCTGGTTGTTATATTGGCTTCCAGATTGGTTGGGATGGCTATAAGGTTACTGACGG GTACTTTCCATACGGAGTGAATGGAGTACTTGCTGGATCAGCAACTGTTTTCTTTGCATACATAGGCTTCGATACAGTAGCTAGTACTGCTGAGGAG GTAAAGAATCCGCAACGCGATCTACCACTGGGAATAGGAGCAGCATTGTCAATTTGCTGTTTGTTGTACATGATGGTCTCCATTGTTATTGTTGGGATTGTACCATATTCTGCCATGGATCCAGATACACCTATTTCATCTGCCTTTGCAAAACATGGAATGCAGTGGGCAAT GTATGTTGTGACAAGTGGTGCTGTTCTGGCACTGTGTTCAACCTTGATGGGCTCACTTCTTCCACAG CCCAGAATACTGATGGCCATGGCACGAGATGGACTATTGCCATCTTTCTTCTCTGATGTTAACAAGCAGACACAAGTACCTGTCAAGGGCACAATTGTGGCTGGCATATGTGCTGCTGCCCTGGCTTTTTTCATGGATGTTTCCCAGTTGGCAGGAATG GTCAGTATAGGCACACTCCTTGCGTTCACCATAGTGGCAGTATCGATCTTGATACTCAGATATGTTCCTCCGGATGACGCCCCCCTGCCATCATCTCTGCAAGAATCATCCCATTTGAACCAAGAGTATGATGAGGAAAAGGGTAGAGATCTACTGGGAGATGAGATCTGCAACAAGTCTCAAATAAAGGATTTGATTGTGGAAGAATCAATGAAGGACCCTCTTCTCGAGAAGAAGCAATATACAG GCATGATGGATGAGATGAAACGTCGAAGGATAGCTGCTTTCAGCATAGGATCTGTCTGTCTAGGAGTTCTAGTCCTCACATCTTCAGCTTCTGCCACATGGCTACCTTT TCTCCCGCTTTGCATTGGCTGCATCATTGGGGGTCTGCTCCTGATAGCTAGTCTTGGAATATTGTGCTCGATCGATCAAGATGATGGCAGACACTCTTTTGGTCATGCTGGAG GATTCACATGCCCATTCGTTCCATTCCTACCTGTCCTGTGTATCCTCATAAACACCTATCTGTTGATAAACCTGGG CGGAGATGCATGGATGAGAGTCAGCATATGGCTGCTGATAGGTGTTCTCGTGTACATCTTCTATGGCCGAACCCGCAGCTCGCTGATCGATGTTGTCTACGTCCCTGTAGCTCAGGTCAATGATTGCAGGAGTTCATCAGGTTTTTTGTCCTAG